The Lucilia cuprina isolate Lc7/37 chromosome 5, ASM2204524v1, whole genome shotgun sequence genome includes a window with the following:
- the LOC111687995 gene encoding probable G-protein coupled receptor Mth-like 8, translated as MRVQVELKMILTKNVLLYHLFISFSLVAITNSQVSKYPCAFIDTVNITGSYPHEVASELNATSIGNSNMPINISYIYQWMIVPPELIAIYDFVIENGVRIPTERHLRACVCKLKPCIRFCCQPGFYYDLDVKNCLPTNSTDPQLTQDSFTVHFGNDSTALVTTSTHFLIHHGTPCDNMNLRLKDKKPVNWTLYDNGTIAYKNFLFPKHYCYTSLPDRDKSESNATALTWHWQPLACIQERFPFVLEVREWTYAICLIITVICMIIILFVYLLCTEMRNTFYGVAIKSYALCIIIGYSLLAHLTLTNPSNMSKYSCSKIPSFALLYIILSFYILSFISFNFYLSFFGIILSKLMFWFIFFPIVLVVACWSFFVSFDYYNNKPVFGNDTCWFDPRNFSIVVYLYAPIILAWIFNGIFYILSLLRMSEGIEGGETCINKLIAPISRNRFKSFWKFYSYTLISWLVCMISFAINYYRDEKTHINYVVCLFVAFHGFGSLYALIGKNNQIQNFLRRIEEEADNDDVAEISVPMRPF; from the exons ATGCGAGTACAAGTGgaattgaaaatgattttaacaaaaaatgtgttGTTGTATCACCTGTTCATAAGCTTTAGTCTTGTGGCCATAACCAATAGCCAAGTGTCTAAATATCCCTGTGCCTTTATTGACACAGTCAACATTACCGGCAGCTATCCCCATGAAGTGGCAAGTGAACTAAATGCTACCTCGATAGGGAATTCCAATATGCCCATTAATATATCCTATATTTATCAATGGATGATTGTGCCTCCAGAACTGATAGCTATCTATGACTTTGTCATCGAAAATGGTGTCCGCATACCCACCGAACGGCATTTAAGAGCTTGTGTTTGCAAACTCAAGCCCTGTATTAGGTTCTGTTGTCAACCGGGTTTCTATTACGACTTAGATGTTAAAAACTGTTTGCCCACCAATTCTACAGATCCACAATTAACGCAAGATTCTTTTACCGTTCATTTCGGAAATGATAGTACAGCCTTGGTGACAACCTCTACGCATTTTCTTATACATCATGGCACACCCTGTGATAATATGAATTTAAGGCTTAAAGATAAGAAACCCGTTAATTGGACTTTATATGATAACGGTACCATTGCCTACAAGAACTTTTTGTTTCCTAAACACTATTGTTATACGTCGTTACCGGATCGTGATAAATCGGAATCGAATGCGACGGCATTGACTTGGCATTGGCAGCCGTTGGCTTGTATACAGGAGAGATTTCCATTCGTTTTAGAAGTACGCGAATGGACCTATGCTATAT GTCTTATTATTACCGTAATATGTATGATCATCATTTTATTTGTCTATTTATTGTGTACGGAAATGAGAAATACATTTTATGGAGTGGCCATAAAATCTTACGCTTTATGCATCATTATCGGTTACTCACTGTTGGCACATTTAACACTGACAAATCCGTCGAATATGTCAAAATATTCCTGCTCCAAAATAC CCAGTTTTGCCCTACTCTACATTATTCTATCATTCTATATATTAAGCTTTATTAGTTTCAATTTCTATTTAAGCTTTTTTGGAATCATTTTGAGTAAATTGATGTTCTGGTTTATATTCTTTCCAATTGTATTGGTGGTGGCGTGTTGGTCGTTTTTCGTAAGTTTTGATTACTACAACAATAAGCCCGTATTTGGAAATGATACTTGTTGGTTTGATC ctCGCAACTTTTCCAtagttgtttatttgtatgcCCCCATTATATTGGCATGGATATTTAATggcatattttatatattatcatTGCTGAGAATGAGTGAAGGTATAGAGGGTGGTGAAActtgcataaataaattaattgctCCAATTTCAAGGAATCg TTTCAAATCGTTTTGGAAATTCTATAGCTACACCTTGATCTCGTGGCTGGTGTGCATGATCTCATTTGCCATTAATTACTATCGCGATGAGAAGACTCATATCAACTATGtggtttgtttatttgtggCTTTCCATGGTTTTGGCTCCCTGTACGCTTTGATTggtaaaaataatcaaatacaaAACTTTCTTCGTCGTATTGAGGAGGAAGC tgataatgatgatgttgccGAAATTTCAGTGCCAATGAgaccattttaa